The Glycine soja cultivar W05 chromosome 8, ASM419377v2, whole genome shotgun sequence genome has a window encoding:
- the LOC114423627 gene encoding nucleolar GTP-binding protein 1 isoform X2: MKAPSSLFLKGHVLPSSIFLLRNSKVIFNWVHNTGTPNVKMHPIWCLCKAIQTNSYEISNGSYHPTVQQTTEKKTMEKLSRKVESIGAFQKLPIVMPSIDIIGSALRKARKVSPTKGIANIAKREKNKGAKQLDALMKEIAVPLRTYVENFPNKMHLHPYERSLIELTLGDGYYEMVLRKVDSLRKRVVSVGKEHASLCAKSSSKREAEERLNEGLKKIEEIFAQERKVVDDLLGIAKTLRAMPVINLETPTLCLVGAPNVGKSSLVHVLSTGKPEICNYPFTTRGILMGHIILNFQKFQVTDTPGLLRRHDEDRNNLEKLTLAVLSHLPTAVLYVHDLSGECGTSPSDQFSIYKELRERFNGHLWLDVVSKSDLLKTSPVVYATDEPHPSQLELEKYRKSGPNGAINVSVKTQGGLHELKQRVHELLNLQMAKINDISNNQEK, encoded by the exons ATGAAAGCCCCTTCCTCTCTTTTCCTCAAAGGCCACGTTCTCCCTTCTTCCATTTTTCTCCTCAGAAACTCCAAAG ttattttcaaTTGGGTACATAATACAGGAACACCCAATGTGAAAATGCACCCCATCTGGTGCTTATGTAAAGCCATTCAAACTAATTCATATGAAATTTCCAATGGAAGCTATCATCCCACTGTGCAACAAACAACAGAAAAGAAGACAATG GAAAAGCTATCCAGGAAAGTTGAATCTATTGGGGCATTTCAAAAGTTGCCCATAGTGATGCCATCTATTGACATTATTGGCTCTGCACTCAGAAAGGCGAGGAAGGTTTCTCCAACGAAAG GAATTGCCAACATTGCGAAAAGGGAGAAAAATAAGGGTGCAAAGCAACTTGATGCGTTGATGAAA GAAATTGCTGTTCCCTTGAGGACGTATGTGGAGAATTTTCCTAACAAAATGCATCTTCATCCTTATGAGAGATCTCTTATTGAGCTGACACTTGGAGATGGATACTACGAAATG GTGCTACGAAAGGTAGACAGTTTAAGGAAGAGGGTAGTATCTGTTGGAAAGGAACATGCTTCACTTTGCGCTAAG TCTTCATCAAAGcgagaagcagaggaaaggctGAATGAG GGGCTTAAGAAAATTGAAGAGATTTTTGCTCAAGAacgaaaagttgttgatgaTTTGTTAGGCATAGCCAAG ACTCTCAGGGCAATGCCTGTAATTAATTTGGAAACACCAACTCTCTGCCTTGTTGGAGCTCCTAATGTAGGCAAATCTTCTTTGGTCCATGTACTCTCTACTGGCAAGCCTGAG ATTTGTAACTATCCCTTCACAACAAGAGGAATTCTTATGGgtcatattattttaaactttcagAAGTTTCAG GTAACAGATACTCCGGGCCTGCTAAGGAGACATGATG AGGACAGGAATAATTTGGAAAAGTTGACTCTGGCTGTCCTTTCGCACCTGCCGACAGCAGTTTTGTATGTCCATGACCTTTCTGGGGAGTGTGGCACCTCACCTTCTGATCAG TTTTCAATATACAAAGAACTCAGAGAAAGGTTCAATGGACATTTATGGCTTGATGTCGTGTCAAAATCTGATTTGTTGAAGACGTCTCCTGTAGTCTATGCAACAGACGAGCCTCATCCCTCCCAACTCGAGCTTGAAAAGTACCGGAAATCAGGTCCCAATGGAGCTATTAACGTATCTGTCAAAACACAAGGAGGGCTACATGAG CTAAAGCAGAGAGTGCATGAACTGCTTAATTTGCAGATGGCCAAGATAAATGATATAAGCAACAACCAGGAGAAGTGA
- the LOC114423627 gene encoding nucleolar GTP-binding protein 1 isoform X1: protein MKAPSSLFLKGHVLPSSIFLLRNSKGTPNVKMHPIWCLCKAIQTNSYEISNGSYHPTVQQTTEKKTMEKLSRKVESIGAFQKLPIVMPSIDIIGSALRKARKVSPTKGIANIAKREKNKGAKQLDALMKEIAVPLRTYVENFPNKMHLHPYERSLIELTLGDGYYEMVLRKVDSLRKRVVSVGKEHASLCAKSSSKREAEERLNEGLKKIEEIFAQERKVVDDLLGIAKTLRAMPVINLETPTLCLVGAPNVGKSSLVHVLSTGKPEICNYPFTTRGILMGHIILNFQKFQVTDTPGLLRRHDEDRNNLEKLTLAVLSHLPTAVLYVHDLSGECGTSPSDQFSIYKELRERFNGHLWLDVVSKSDLLKTSPVVYATDEPHPSQLELEKYRKSGPNGAINVSVKTQGGLHELKQRVHELLNLQMAKINDISNNQEK, encoded by the exons ATGAAAGCCCCTTCCTCTCTTTTCCTCAAAGGCCACGTTCTCCCTTCTTCCATTTTTCTCCTCAGAAACTCCAAAG GAACACCCAATGTGAAAATGCACCCCATCTGGTGCTTATGTAAAGCCATTCAAACTAATTCATATGAAATTTCCAATGGAAGCTATCATCCCACTGTGCAACAAACAACAGAAAAGAAGACAATG GAAAAGCTATCCAGGAAAGTTGAATCTATTGGGGCATTTCAAAAGTTGCCCATAGTGATGCCATCTATTGACATTATTGGCTCTGCACTCAGAAAGGCGAGGAAGGTTTCTCCAACGAAAG GAATTGCCAACATTGCGAAAAGGGAGAAAAATAAGGGTGCAAAGCAACTTGATGCGTTGATGAAA GAAATTGCTGTTCCCTTGAGGACGTATGTGGAGAATTTTCCTAACAAAATGCATCTTCATCCTTATGAGAGATCTCTTATTGAGCTGACACTTGGAGATGGATACTACGAAATG GTGCTACGAAAGGTAGACAGTTTAAGGAAGAGGGTAGTATCTGTTGGAAAGGAACATGCTTCACTTTGCGCTAAG TCTTCATCAAAGcgagaagcagaggaaaggctGAATGAG GGGCTTAAGAAAATTGAAGAGATTTTTGCTCAAGAacgaaaagttgttgatgaTTTGTTAGGCATAGCCAAG ACTCTCAGGGCAATGCCTGTAATTAATTTGGAAACACCAACTCTCTGCCTTGTTGGAGCTCCTAATGTAGGCAAATCTTCTTTGGTCCATGTACTCTCTACTGGCAAGCCTGAG ATTTGTAACTATCCCTTCACAACAAGAGGAATTCTTATGGgtcatattattttaaactttcagAAGTTTCAG GTAACAGATACTCCGGGCCTGCTAAGGAGACATGATG AGGACAGGAATAATTTGGAAAAGTTGACTCTGGCTGTCCTTTCGCACCTGCCGACAGCAGTTTTGTATGTCCATGACCTTTCTGGGGAGTGTGGCACCTCACCTTCTGATCAG TTTTCAATATACAAAGAACTCAGAGAAAGGTTCAATGGACATTTATGGCTTGATGTCGTGTCAAAATCTGATTTGTTGAAGACGTCTCCTGTAGTCTATGCAACAGACGAGCCTCATCCCTCCCAACTCGAGCTTGAAAAGTACCGGAAATCAGGTCCCAATGGAGCTATTAACGTATCTGTCAAAACACAAGGAGGGCTACATGAG CTAAAGCAGAGAGTGCATGAACTGCTTAATTTGCAGATGGCCAAGATAAATGATATAAGCAACAACCAGGAGAAGTGA
- the LOC114423628 gene encoding dynamin-related protein 1E: MTTTMESLIGLVNRIQRACTVLGDYGGADNNTFSSLWEALPSVAVVGGQSSGKSSVLESIVGRDFLPRGSGIVTRRPLVLQLHKLESGSQEYAEFLHLPRRKFTDFALVRQEIQDETDRVTGKTKQISPIPIHLSIYSPNVVNLTLIDLPGLTKVAIEGQPENIVQEIETMVRSYVEKPNCIILAISPANQDIATSDAIKLAKEVDPTGERTFGVLTKLDLMDKGTNALDVLEGRSYRLQHPWVGIVNRSQADINRNVDMIVARRKEREYFATSSDYGHLANKMGSEYLAKLLSQHLESVIRARIPSITSLINKSIEELESEMDHLGRPIALDAGAQLYTILELCRAFERIFKEHLDGGRPGGDRIYNVFDNQLPAALRKLPLDRHLSLQNVRKVVSEADGYQPHLIAPEQGYRRLIEGALGYFRGPAEASVDAVNFVLKELVRKSIAETKELKRFPTFQAELAAAANEALERFREESKKTTVRLVDMESSYLTVDFFRRLPQEVEKSGTPAATNIDRYAEGHFRRIASNVSSYIGLVADTLRNTIPKAVVYCQVRQAKQSLLNHFYTQIGKKEGKQLSQMLDEDPALMERRQQCAKRLELYKAARDEIDSVSWVR; this comes from the exons atgacgaCGACGATGGAGAGCTTGATTGGGCTGGTGAACCGAATCCAGAGGGCTTGCACGGTGCTCGGTGACTATGGCGGCGCTGATAACAACACCTTCTCTTCTCTCTGGGAAGCTCTTCCttctgttgctgttgttggtggCCAG AGTTCAGGGAAGTCTTCAGTTTTGGAGAGCATTGTTGGTCGTGACTTTTTGCCAAGAGGATCAG GGATTGTGACTAGGCGTCCATTGGTGTTGCAGCTTCATAAACTCGAAAGTGGGTCGCAAGAGTATGCCGAGTTTCTTCACCTGCCCAGGAGAAAGTTCACTGACTTTG CTTTGGTCCGCCAAGAAATTCAGGATGAAACTGATAGAGTAACAGGGAAGACAAAACAAATATCTCCTATTCCAATTCATCTTAGCATCTATTCGCCAAACG TTGTCAACCTAACTTTGATTGATTTACCGGGTCTGACTAAAGTGGCTATAG AGGGACAACCTGAGAATATTGTTCAGGAAATTGAAACTATGGTTCGTTCTTATGTTGAAAAG CCTAATTGCATCATACTAGCAATATCTCCAGCCAATCAAGACATAGCAACTTCTGATGCTATTAAACTTGCCAAGGAAGTTGATCCCACAG GTGAAAGGACATTTGGGGTGTTGACAAAGCTAGATTTGATGGACAAAGGAACCAATGCTTTGGAT GTCCTTGAAGGAAGGTCTTATCGTCTGCAACATCCTTGGGTTGGTATAGTAAATCGATCCCAAGCGGACATCAATAGAAATGTTGATATGATTGTTGCTAGACGTAAGGAGCGTGAGTATTTTGCAACCAGTTCTGATTATGGGCACTTGGCCAATAAGATGGGTTCAGAATACCTTGCAAAACTTCTCTCACAG CATTTGGAGTCAGTAATCAGGGCAAGGATACCTAGTATAACATCTTTAATAAACAAAAGTATCGAAGAACTTGAATCGGAGATGGATCATCTTGGGAGACCTATTGCTCTTGATGCTGGG GCTCAATTATACACCATCCTAGAACTTTGCCGAGCATTTGAACGGATATTCAAGGAACATTTAGATGGAGG gcgtccaggaggagataggatATATAATGTCTTTGACAATCAGCTTCCTGCTGCTTTACGGAAGCTTCCACTTGACCGGCATCTTTCTCTCCAGAATGTAAGAAAAGTGGTGTCAGAGGCTGATGGTTATCAGCCTCACTTGATTGCCCCAGAGCAAGGTTACAGGCGCTTGATTGAGGGGGCTCTCGGTTACTTTAGAGGCCCAGCTGAAGCTTCAGTAGATGCT GTTAACTTTGTTTTGAAAGAACTCGTAAGGAAATCAATAGCTGAAACAAAG GAACTGAAGCGCTTCCCAACATTTCAAGCCGAACTAGCTGCAGCAGCAAATGAGGCTTTAGAAAGGTTCCGTGAAGAGAGTAAGAAGACAACTGTTCGGCTTGTAGACATGGAATCTTCATATCTCACTGTGGATTTCTTCCGGAGACTTCCTCAAGAAGTGGAGAAATCTGGAACTCCTGCTGCCACAAATATTGACCGATATGCAGAGGGGCATTTCAGGAGAATTGCATCAAATGTGTCATCCTATATAGGGTTGGTGGCAGACACGCTTAGAAACACAATTCCAAAGGCTGTTGTCTATTGTCAGGTCAGACAAGCAAAACAGTCATTGCTAAACCATTTCTACACCCAAATAGGGAAGAAAGAG GGTAAACAGCTATCGCAAATGTTAGATGAAGACCCTGCATTGATGGAGAGGAGACAACAGTGTGCAAAAAGGCTTGAACTATATAAAGCAGCAAGGGATGAAATTGATTCTGTTTCCTGGGTACGATGA